The following proteins are encoded in a genomic region of Amycolatopsis sulphurea:
- a CDS encoding TauD/TfdA dioxygenase family protein, which translates to MSIELPARPRSASTPSDGILEGPRVLRRLPEGVPERPYELFALRPLGRVIGAEIAGVDLGESLTPRLRAELNRALLEWKVLFFREQRISPQQQRAFARNWGALETNPFIPQGDSADVVRFSRSAAMPGFENIWHTDVTWRPEPALGSVLRLIEVPPAGGDTMWADMAAAYDNLPRHVRERIDGATAVHDFVPGFARFTDPDLLARWQDQFPPVEHPVVRTHPETGRRTLFVNQAFTTHLTGFDPQESDRLLRYLFLQAHTPEFQVRFRWTRDSVAFWDNRATQHYAVNDYHPHARIAERVAIVGDRPY; encoded by the coding sequence TTGTCGATCGAACTGCCGGCCCGTCCGCGGTCGGCGAGCACCCCGTCCGACGGCATCCTGGAAGGCCCCCGGGTGCTGCGTCGGCTGCCCGAGGGGGTGCCGGAACGGCCGTATGAGTTGTTCGCACTGCGTCCCCTCGGCCGGGTGATCGGCGCGGAAATCGCCGGGGTCGACCTCGGCGAGTCACTGACCCCGCGGCTGCGCGCGGAGCTGAACCGGGCGTTGCTGGAATGGAAGGTGCTGTTCTTCCGGGAACAGCGGATCAGCCCGCAGCAGCAGCGCGCGTTCGCCCGGAACTGGGGTGCGCTGGAGACGAACCCGTTCATCCCGCAGGGCGATTCGGCCGACGTGGTCCGGTTTTCGCGCAGCGCGGCGATGCCCGGATTCGAGAACATCTGGCACACCGACGTCACCTGGCGGCCGGAACCCGCGCTGGGCTCGGTGCTGCGGCTGATCGAGGTCCCGCCCGCCGGCGGCGACACGATGTGGGCGGACATGGCCGCGGCCTACGACAATCTGCCCCGGCACGTCCGCGAACGGATCGACGGCGCCACCGCCGTGCATGACTTCGTCCCCGGGTTCGCCCGGTTCACCGACCCGGACCTGCTGGCCCGCTGGCAGGACCAGTTCCCGCCGGTCGAGCACCCGGTGGTGCGCACGCATCCGGAGACCGGGCGGCGCACGCTGTTCGTGAACCAGGCGTTCACCACGCATCTGACGGGCTTCGACCCACAGGAGAGCGACCGGCTGCTGCGGTACCTGTTCCTGCAGGCGCACACCCCGGAGTTCCAGGTCCGGTTCCGCTGGACCCGTGATTCCGTCGCGTTCTGGGACAACCGCGCCACCCAGCACTACGCGGTGAACGACTATCACCCACACGCCCGGATCGCGGAACGCGTCGCGATCGTCGGCGACCGGCCGTACTGA